In Bradyrhizobium lablabi, one DNA window encodes the following:
- a CDS encoding efflux RND transporter periplasmic adaptor subunit, with protein MFGSRSLRRVTPLVALFAVTLSGCGDKPAQPAAAAAAAPPVTVAQPVKRTVTDWDEFTGRFDAVEEVQVRARVGGFVTNVEFRDGATVNTGDLLYIIDPRPFEAVAEQADGQLSDARAKAELAKRELDRGLTLNQTQAVSDSVVDQRRQALQAARAAEMQAEGLLKAAKLNIEFTHVIAPISGRVSRHLVSIGNLVQGSDTGGGTLLTSIVSLDPIYVYFDLDEATYLKYNRLYFEGKRPSSRETQNPVQVALTGETKPSHDGKVDFLDNRLDVSTGTLRGRAVIPNKDLSILPGQFGRVRLIASAPYEALLLPDTAIATDQSRKIVFVVKDDDTVEAKPVTLGPLDEGLRVVREGLKPEDRVIVDGLQRARVGAKVSPHAAPAAPAGSKT; from the coding sequence ATCTTCGGTTCCCGTTCACTGCGCCGCGTTACGCCGCTGGTTGCGTTGTTCGCGGTCACCTTGTCGGGCTGCGGCGACAAGCCGGCCCAGCCGGCTGCGGCGGCCGCCGCCGCGCCGCCGGTCACCGTCGCCCAGCCGGTCAAGCGCACCGTCACCGATTGGGACGAATTCACCGGAAGGTTCGACGCGGTCGAAGAGGTCCAGGTCCGCGCCCGGGTCGGCGGCTTCGTCACCAATGTCGAATTTCGTGACGGCGCTACCGTCAATACCGGCGATCTGCTCTACATCATCGATCCCCGCCCGTTCGAAGCGGTTGCCGAGCAGGCCGACGGCCAGCTCTCGGACGCACGCGCCAAGGCGGAACTGGCAAAACGCGAACTCGACCGCGGCCTGACTTTGAATCAAACCCAGGCGGTCTCGGATTCCGTCGTCGACCAGCGCCGCCAGGCGCTGCAGGCGGCCAGGGCCGCGGAGATGCAGGCCGAAGGCTTGCTGAAGGCGGCCAAGCTCAATATCGAATTTACCCACGTCATCGCCCCGATCAGCGGCAGGGTGAGCCGCCATCTCGTCAGCATCGGCAATCTCGTGCAGGGCAGCGACACTGGCGGCGGCACGCTGTTGACCTCGATCGTCTCGCTCGATCCGATCTACGTCTATTTCGATCTGGATGAGGCGACCTACCTCAAATACAACCGGCTTTATTTCGAGGGCAAGCGCCCGAGCTCGCGCGAGACGCAAAATCCGGTCCAGGTGGCGCTGACCGGCGAAACAAAACCGTCACATGACGGCAAGGTGGATTTCCTCGACAACCGGCTGGACGTTTCCACCGGCACGCTGCGCGGGCGGGCGGTGATCCCGAACAAGGATCTTTCCATCCTGCCCGGGCAGTTCGGCCGTGTCAGGCTGATCGCCAGCGCCCCATATGAGGCGCTGTTGCTGCCGGACACCGCGATCGCAACCGACCAATCGCGAAAAATCGTTTTCGTAGTCAAGGACGACGACACGGTTGAAGCAAAACCGGTCACCCTCGGGCCGCTCGACGAGGGCCTGCGGGTGGTCCGCGAAGGCCTCAAGCCGGAAGACCGCGTGATCGTTGATGGGCTGCAGCGCGCGCGTGTCGGGGCAAAGGTGAGCCCGCATGCCGCACCAGCGGCTCCTGCCGGCAGCAAGACATGA
- a CDS encoding efflux RND transporter permease subunit, whose product MNLGQLSINRPILAMVLSIVLLIVGAIAYTTLPVAEYPQVVPPTVVVTTQYPGASAQTVSDTVAAPIEQQINGVEDMLYLYSQATSNGQLTITVTFKLGTDLDKAQVLVQNRVAIAQPQLPEEVQRNGVVTRKNSPDILMVVFMLSPDDTFDQLYISNYALLQVRDQLLRLDGIGDIQIFGARDYSMRLWLDPDKIANLGLTAGDVLAAIRAQNLQITGGQLAAPPIADRSFQPNLTFTGRLKDIQQFEDILVKAGAEGRTVRLRDVARIELGALDYTTNSFLLRKTAVAMLVTQRPGSNALATAKNISDAMVRLKADFPKGLDYNIGYNPTEFIAQSVSELIKTIYEAMLLVVIVVLVFLQGWRPAIIPIVAIPVSLVGTFAAMAALGFAINNLTLFGLVLAVGIVVDDAIVVVENVERHLRDGMSRRDAALKTMEEVGGALVSIALVLCAVFVPTAFLGGISGQFFQQFAVTIAVATAISCFCSLTLSPALASQILQPHEEKRPPANWNFIGRAWEKFTTLFNRGFDRASHLYGSAANFVIRHSALMLLLYLALIGSAGWLLATTPQGFIPAQDRGYIIVSVQLPGAASLARTTEIVRQIEKIALDTPGIIRVAVFAGLSGATRTQASNSAALFPVFEEPAVRLKQGLTAAKITSELRKRLSALEGAFIIVIPPPSIPGIGTGGGFTMRIQDRQGRGPDLLAKATDELVAAARRTPGLTSVFSPYTANTPQTFVDIDRIKAQKLGVPIQNVTDAIEIYFGSAYVNDFNILGRTYHVTAQADLPFRKETADLARLRTRNAAGDMVQLGSVVNFQDISGPDRVARYNLYPAAELQGDTTPGTSSATAIDIMKRLAAETLPSGFSFEWTDLSYQQVTGGNQGLYVFPICVLFVYLVLAAQYGSWTLPFAVILIVPMCLLAATLGVRIMGQDVNILTQIGFVVLVGLAAKNAILIVEFARDIELEGRDRLEAVIEACRLRLRPILMTSFAFILGVLPLVVSTGSGSEMRQAVGVAVFFGMLGVTLFGLVFTPIFYMIVRNLADGKHGKKPVAVG is encoded by the coding sequence ATGAACCTCGGTCAGCTTTCCATCAACCGGCCGATCCTGGCGATGGTATTGTCCATCGTGCTGTTAATCGTCGGCGCCATCGCCTACACCACGCTCCCCGTGGCGGAATATCCGCAGGTCGTTCCGCCAACCGTCGTGGTCACCACGCAATATCCGGGAGCCTCCGCGCAAACCGTTTCCGACACGGTGGCGGCGCCGATCGAGCAGCAGATCAACGGCGTCGAGGATATGCTCTACCTCTACAGCCAGGCGACCTCGAACGGCCAGCTCACCATCACCGTCACCTTCAAGCTCGGCACCGATCTCGACAAGGCGCAGGTGCTGGTCCAGAACCGGGTCGCGATCGCGCAGCCGCAATTGCCGGAGGAAGTGCAGCGCAACGGCGTCGTCACGCGCAAGAACAGTCCTGATATCCTGATGGTCGTGTTCATGCTGTCGCCGGACGACACCTTCGACCAGCTCTATATCTCGAACTACGCGCTGCTGCAGGTGCGCGACCAATTGCTGCGGCTTGACGGCATCGGCGACATCCAGATCTTCGGCGCGCGCGACTACTCGATGCGGCTGTGGCTCGATCCCGACAAGATCGCCAACCTCGGATTGACGGCGGGCGACGTGCTGGCCGCAATCCGCGCCCAGAACCTGCAGATCACCGGCGGCCAGCTCGCCGCGCCGCCAATCGCGGATCGGTCATTCCAGCCAAACCTCACCTTCACCGGCCGGCTGAAGGATATCCAGCAGTTCGAAGACATCCTGGTCAAAGCCGGCGCCGAGGGGCGCACCGTGCGGCTGCGCGATGTTGCCCGGATCGAATTGGGCGCACTGGATTACACAACCAACAGCTTCCTGCTTCGGAAAACCGCGGTCGCGATGCTGGTGACCCAGCGCCCCGGCTCGAACGCGCTCGCCACCGCGAAAAACATTTCCGACGCCATGGTCCGGCTGAAGGCCGATTTTCCCAAGGGGCTCGATTACAATATCGGCTACAACCCGACCGAGTTCATCGCGCAGTCGGTCTCTGAATTGATCAAGACGATCTACGAGGCGATGCTGCTCGTCGTCATTGTCGTGCTGGTGTTCCTGCAGGGCTGGCGTCCGGCGATCATTCCGATCGTGGCAATCCCGGTGTCGCTGGTCGGCACTTTTGCGGCGATGGCTGCGCTCGGCTTTGCCATCAACAACCTCACCCTGTTTGGCCTCGTGCTCGCGGTCGGCATCGTGGTCGACGACGCGATCGTGGTGGTGGAAAATGTCGAGCGTCATCTGCGCGACGGCATGAGCCGGCGCGACGCGGCGCTCAAGACCATGGAGGAGGTCGGCGGCGCGCTGGTCTCGATCGCGCTGGTGCTTTGCGCGGTGTTCGTGCCGACCGCGTTTCTGGGCGGCATTTCCGGGCAGTTCTTTCAGCAGTTCGCCGTCACCATCGCGGTCGCGACCGCGATCTCCTGTTTCTGCTCGCTGACGCTGTCGCCGGCGCTGGCCTCGCAGATCCTGCAGCCGCATGAAGAGAAGCGGCCGCCGGCGAATTGGAATTTCATCGGGCGGGCTTGGGAAAAATTCACAACCCTTTTCAACCGCGGCTTTGACCGGGCGTCTCATCTCTATGGCAGTGCGGCCAATTTTGTGATCCGGCATTCGGCATTGATGCTCCTGCTCTATCTGGCGTTGATCGGCAGCGCCGGATGGCTGCTCGCCACCACGCCGCAGGGCTTTATTCCGGCGCAGGACCGCGGCTACATCATCGTCTCCGTGCAATTGCCGGGCGCGGCCTCGCTCGCGCGCACCACCGAGATCGTGCGCCAGATCGAGAAGATCGCGCTCGACACGCCCGGCATCATTCGCGTGGCGGTATTCGCCGGCCTATCCGGCGCGACCCGCACCCAGGCCAGCAATTCCGCGGCGCTGTTTCCGGTGTTCGAAGAGCCGGCCGTGCGTTTAAAGCAGGGTTTGACGGCCGCGAAGATCACCAGCGAACTGCGCAAGCGGCTCTCCGCGCTTGAGGGAGCTTTCATCATCGTCATTCCGCCGCCCTCGATCCCCGGCATCGGCACCGGCGGCGGTTTTACCATGCGCATCCAGGACCGGCAGGGCCGCGGCCCCGACTTGCTGGCCAAGGCCACCGACGAACTCGTCGCCGCGGCGCGCAGGACGCCGGGGCTGACGTCGGTGTTTTCACCTTACACCGCGAATACGCCGCAGACATTCGTCGATATCGATCGCATCAAGGCGCAAAAGCTCGGCGTGCCGATCCAGAACGTCACCGACGCGATCGAGATTTACTTCGGCTCGGCCTATGTCAACGACTTCAATATCCTCGGCCGCACCTATCACGTCACGGCGCAAGCCGATCTGCCGTTCCGCAAAGAAACCGCCGACCTCGCCCGCCTGCGTACCCGCAATGCCGCCGGCGACATGGTGCAGCTCGGCAGCGTCGTGAATTTCCAGGATATATCGGGACCGGACCGGGTCGCGCGCTACAATCTTTATCCGGCAGCGGAGTTGCAGGGCGATACCACGCCGGGCACCAGTTCGGCGACGGCGATCGACATCATGAAGCGGCTGGCGGCCGAGACGCTGCCGAGCGGATTTTCCTTTGAGTGGACCGACCTGTCCTATCAGCAGGTTACCGGCGGCAATCAAGGCCTCTATGTGTTTCCGATCTGCGTGCTGTTCGTGTATCTGGTGCTGGCGGCGCAATATGGCAGCTGGACGCTGCCGTTTGCCGTCATCCTGATCGTGCCGATGTGCCTGTTGGCTGCGACACTGGGCGTGCGCATCATGGGACAGGACGTCAACATCCTGACCCAGATCGGCTTTGTGGTGCTGGTCGGGCTTGCCGCCAAGAATGCCATTCTGATCGTGGAGTTCGCCCGCGACATCGAGCTCGAAGGCCGCGATCGGCTGGAAGCCGTGATCGAGGCCTGCCGCTTGCGGCTGCGTCCGATCCTGATGACGTCGTTCGCGTTCATCCTCGGGGTGTTGCCGCTCGTGGTCTCGACCGGCTCGGGATCGGAAATGCGTCAGGCGGTCGGCGTCGCCGTGTTCTTCGGCATGTTGGGAGTGACCTTGTTCGGGTTGGTCTTCACGCCGATCTTCTACATGATCGTGCGCAACCTGGCCGACGGGAAGCACGGCAAAAAGCCGGTGGCGGTCGGCTAG
- a CDS encoding acyl-CoA dehydrogenase family protein, whose product MHAPPSRKSPGNLQENLQENSQERRRGSDSIAPDCAGQNFYAIDRGLRDLLALYLEPDDLRRLEPHFDRLGGLAGGRLDELARIADKHPPVLNARDRFGRDEDWIDYHSSYRDMEQIAFGDFQFHAMSHRAGTLGMDHPLPAVAKYALQYLFVQAEFGLMCPISVTDTSIHLIRKFASAELKEYLLPKMLSGDLATLWKGTQFMTERTGGSDVGAIETTARCEDGVWRLYGDKWFCSHADADVALLLARSEGAPDGTKGLALFALPRRLKDGRRNAYRIVRLKDKLGTRSMASGEILLEGAEAYLVGEAEHGLKQMMEQVSLSRLSHGVRAAAIMRRCVNEAMVCARSRIAFGKTIIEYPLLRRQLLKIAIPSEQSLSMFLFAASAMDRANAGSKEAESLLRILTPLLKFRACRDNIPVATGAMEVRGGNGYVEEWVNARLVRDAHIGVLWEGTSNINALDIVTRAVGKSRAHLALQTALAKRLDEATQVPAVFRNQLRLTLDRTIGFAERVPAEPALEANARQAASALYHVASAILMTSEAAQPGVDARRALYARLVLEHRLSAQDPLEPRTRDWEREAAAIIFSERKVALAEIAGLLT is encoded by the coding sequence ATGCACGCGCCTCCGTCACGCAAATCGCCCGGCAACCTGCAAGAGAACCTACAAGAGAATTCGCAGGAGCGACGCCGCGGCTCCGATTCCATCGCACCGGATTGCGCCGGGCAAAATTTCTACGCCATCGATCGCGGCCTGCGCGATCTTCTCGCTCTCTATCTGGAGCCCGATGACCTTCGGCGGCTGGAACCGCATTTCGATCGGCTGGGCGGCCTCGCGGGCGGCCGGCTGGATGAACTGGCCCGGATCGCCGACAAGCACCCGCCGGTGCTGAACGCGCGTGATCGCTTCGGCCGCGACGAGGACTGGATCGATTATCATTCCTCCTACCGCGACATGGAACAGATCGCGTTCGGCGACTTCCAGTTTCACGCCATGAGCCATCGCGCCGGCACGCTCGGCATGGATCATCCGCTGCCGGCGGTCGCCAAATACGCCCTGCAATATCTGTTCGTGCAGGCCGAGTTCGGATTGATGTGCCCGATCAGCGTGACCGACACCTCGATCCATCTGATTCGCAAATTCGCCAGCGCCGAACTCAAAGAATACCTCTTACCAAAAATGCTTTCCGGCGATCTCGCGACGCTATGGAAGGGCACGCAGTTCATGACCGAACGCACCGGCGGCTCCGACGTCGGCGCGATCGAAACCACGGCGCGCTGCGAGGATGGCGTGTGGCGGCTCTATGGCGACAAATGGTTTTGTTCGCACGCCGACGCCGATGTCGCGCTTCTGCTGGCGCGGTCCGAGGGCGCGCCAGATGGTACCAAAGGGCTTGCGCTGTTTGCGCTGCCGCGCCGGCTCAAGGACGGCCGCCGCAACGCCTATCGCATTGTCCGCCTCAAGGACAAATTGGGCACGCGCTCGATGGCGAGCGGCGAGATTTTGCTGGAGGGCGCCGAAGCCTATCTGGTCGGCGAAGCCGAGCACGGGCTGAAGCAGATGATGGAGCAGGTCAGCCTGTCGCGGCTCTCGCATGGCGTGCGGGCAGCTGCGATTATGCGGCGCTGCGTCAACGAGGCGATGGTGTGCGCACGCAGCCGGATCGCGTTCGGCAAGACCATCATCGAATATCCGTTGCTGCGCCGCCAGCTTCTGAAGATCGCGATACCATCAGAACAATCGCTCTCGATGTTCCTGTTTGCGGCAAGCGCGATGGACCGCGCCAATGCCGGCTCGAAGGAGGCTGAAAGCCTGCTTCGCATTCTCACGCCGCTGCTAAAATTCCGCGCCTGCCGCGACAACATCCCGGTCGCGACCGGCGCCATGGAGGTCCGCGGCGGCAACGGCTACGTCGAGGAATGGGTGAATGCACGGCTGGTTCGTGATGCCCATATCGGCGTGCTCTGGGAAGGCACCAGCAACATCAACGCGCTCGACATTGTGACGCGCGCCGTCGGCAAGAGCCGCGCCCACCTCGCGCTGCAAACCGCGCTCGCAAAACGGCTCGACGAGGCCACGCAAGTGCCGGCGGTGTTCCGTAACCAGTTGCGCCTTACCCTCGACCGGACGATTGGTTTTGCCGAACGCGTCCCCGCCGAGCCCGCGCTGGAAGCGAATGCGCGGCAAGCCGCCAGCGCGCTCTATCACGTCGCAAGCGCGATCCTGATGACATCGGAAGCAGCCCAGCCGGGCGTTGACGCGCGCCGGGCGCTGTATGCGCGCCTTGTCCTGGAACACCGCCTGAGCGCGCAAGATCCGCTCGAGCCGCGTACCCGCGACTGGGAACGCGAGGCGGCGGCCATTATTTTTTCGGAACGCAAGGTTGCGCTAGCCGAGATCGCCGGGCTTTTAACTTAG
- a CDS encoding ABC transporter substrate-binding protein: MKSQLLYAAVAACALLLAGPASAQGVKIGILNDQSGVYADYGGKYSFEAAKMAVEDFGGSVLGQKIEVITADHQNKPDLATSIARRWYEVEGVDMITELTTSSVALAIHELSRQMKKIDIVVGAATSRLTGDACQPYGFHWAYDTHALAVGTGGALVQAGGDTWFFMTADYAFGYALEKDTSDLIKEKGGKVLGSVRIPLNSSDFSSFLLQAQSSKAKIIGLANAGLDTTNSIKQAAEFGIVKGGQKLAGLLLTLAEVHGLGLEAAQGLVLTEGFYWDHDDKTREFSERFFKRTGRMPNMIQAGTYSATLQYLKAVKAAGSKDTEAVAAKLKELPVDDMFAQGGKVLPNGRMVHDLYLFEVKKPSESKKPWDYYKQLAVVPGDKAFLSAKDSGCPLTK; the protein is encoded by the coding sequence ATGAAATCGCAATTGTTGTACGCGGCCGTCGCGGCGTGCGCATTGTTGCTTGCGGGGCCAGCATCGGCACAGGGTGTAAAAATCGGCATCCTGAACGATCAGTCCGGGGTCTACGCGGATTACGGCGGCAAATATTCCTTCGAGGCGGCCAAGATGGCGGTCGAGGATTTTGGCGGCAGCGTGCTCGGCCAGAAGATCGAGGTGATCACCGCCGACCACCAGAACAAGCCCGATCTCGCAACCTCGATCGCGCGGCGCTGGTATGAGGTCGAAGGCGTCGACATGATCACCGAACTGACGACGTCCTCGGTCGCGCTCGCCATTCACGAACTATCGAGGCAGATGAAGAAGATCGACATCGTCGTCGGCGCGGCGACCTCGCGCCTGACCGGCGATGCCTGCCAGCCTTACGGCTTTCACTGGGCCTATGATACCCATGCGCTCGCGGTCGGTACCGGCGGCGCGCTGGTCCAGGCCGGCGGCGACACCTGGTTCTTCATGACCGCCGACTACGCCTTCGGCTATGCGCTCGAAAAAGACACCAGCGATCTCATCAAGGAAAAAGGCGGCAAGGTGCTGGGGTCGGTGCGCATCCCGCTGAACTCGTCGGATTTTTCCTCGTTCCTGCTGCAGGCGCAAAGCTCGAAGGCAAAAATCATCGGGCTCGCCAATGCCGGCCTCGACACCACCAACTCGATCAAGCAGGCGGCGGAGTTCGGCATCGTCAAGGGTGGCCAGAAACTCGCCGGGCTATTACTGACACTGGCCGAAGTCCACGGCCTCGGTCTGGAAGCCGCCCAAGGCCTGGTGTTGACGGAAGGTTTTTATTGGGATCATGACGACAAGACCCGCGAGTTTTCGGAGCGCTTCTTCAAGCGGACCGGCCGCATGCCGAACATGATTCAGGCTGGTACCTATTCGGCGACGCTGCAATATCTGAAGGCGGTGAAAGCTGCTGGCAGCAAGGACACCGAGGCGGTTGCGGCGAAACTGAAGGAGCTGCCGGTCGACGACATGTTCGCCCAGGGCGGCAAGGTCCTCCCCAACGGCCGTATGGTGCACGACCTCTATCTGTTCGAGGTCAAGAAGCCGTCGGAGTCCAAGAAGCCTTGGGACTATTACAAGCAACTCGCCGTGGTGCCGGGCGACAAGGCGTTCCTCTCG